A window from Chitinophaga filiformis encodes these proteins:
- a CDS encoding OsmC family protein: protein MKRTASAIWNGTIKEGKGNISTQSTVLDKTQYSFNSRFAEGVGTNPEELIAAAHAGCFNMKLTLDLEAAGFKADTLETTSTVTLDNGTITRSDLVLKAKVPGITNEKFQEVAAGAKAGCPVSRALNLEMSLQAELIA, encoded by the coding sequence ATGAAACGCACAGCATCTGCCATCTGGAATGGTACTATCAAAGAAGGTAAAGGTAATATCTCTACACAGAGCACTGTTCTGGATAAAACACAATATTCCTTCAACAGCCGTTTTGCGGAAGGTGTAGGTACCAATCCGGAGGAATTGATAGCAGCAGCACATGCGGGTTGTTTCAATATGAAACTCACCCTCGATCTGGAAGCGGCAGGATTTAAGGCAGACACCCTGGAAACAACATCAACAGTGACATTGGACAATGGTACAATTACCCGTTCTGATCTGGTATTGAAAGCAAAAGTACCAGGCATCACCAATGAAAAATTCCAGGAAGTAGCTGCGGGTGCGAAGGCCGGTTGTCCGGTAAGCAGGGCGCTTAACCTGGAAATGTCGTTGCAGGCGGAGTTGATAGCTTAA
- a CDS encoding DUF1348 family protein, giving the protein MEKKYPLPPFTLETAKEKVQLAEDAWNSQDPERVSLAYTVDTEWRNRSTFLNGRAEAKKFLEEKWKRELNYKLKKELWAFTDNRIAVRFEYEYHDKDGQWFRAYGNENWEFDENGLMQRRFASINDLPIQESERRL; this is encoded by the coding sequence ATGGAAAAGAAATATCCGTTACCGCCATTTACGCTGGAAACAGCCAAAGAGAAAGTACAACTCGCGGAAGATGCATGGAATTCACAGGACCCTGAAAGAGTATCACTGGCCTATACCGTTGATACAGAGTGGAGGAACCGTTCCACATTCCTGAATGGTAGGGCTGAAGCAAAGAAATTCCTGGAAGAGAAATGGAAGAGGGAATTGAACTATAAGTTAAAGAAAGAGCTGTGGGCTTTTACTGACAACAGGATTGCCGTAAGGTTTGAATATGAGTATCATGATAAGGATGGTCAATGGTTCAGGGCCTATGGTAATGAGAACTGGGAATTTGACGAGAATGGCCTGATGCAGCGCAGGTTTGCCAGTATCAATGACCTGCCTATACAGGAATCAGAGAGAAGGTTGTAA
- a CDS encoding TetR/AcrR family transcriptional regulator: MSKESLQPRERILATAYALFLKQGYNSTGINQIIEEADVAKASFYQHFKSKEDLCVGVLEKRHHYIEEQLQALSAQKRSAKMKVLASFDLISLLNEKEDFRGCAFLNILSEIPVENTKVRNVIHAHKSNVRQSFKDLLQHAELADHIYLLYEGAFVESQLYRDQWPVNRARKIVNSLIN; encoded by the coding sequence ATGAGTAAAGAATCATTACAACCACGCGAGCGGATATTAGCAACCGCGTATGCGCTTTTCCTGAAACAGGGCTATAACTCCACCGGTATAAACCAGATCATAGAAGAGGCAGATGTGGCCAAGGCTAGTTTTTACCAGCATTTCAAATCAAAGGAAGATCTGTGTGTGGGCGTCCTGGAAAAGCGTCATCATTATATAGAGGAGCAGCTGCAGGCGCTGTCTGCTCAAAAGCGGAGTGCTAAAATGAAGGTACTCGCTTCTTTCGACCTCATCTCACTGCTGAATGAAAAGGAAGATTTCAGAGGCTGTGCTTTCCTGAACATTCTTTCGGAGATCCCTGTGGAGAATACGAAGGTGAGGAATGTCATTCATGCCCATAAAAGTAATGTAAGGCAGTCTTTTAAAGACCTGTTGCAGCATGCAGAACTGGCCGACCATATATACCTGTTGTATGAAGGGGCCTTTGTGGAAAGCCAGTTGTACCGCGACCAGTGGCCGGTGAACAGGGCCAGGAAAATAGTCAATTCATTAATCAATTAA
- a CDS encoding cytochrome P460 family protein — protein sequence MSISTFLRKKIVNIALLIAGGLILIQFIRPGIKNPPVTKDIQVPPDVAQVLRVSCYDCHSNETKLKWFDKIAPASWLVAGHIRDGRKALNFSHWDSLSAGDQKASLFLSVNQAMLGAMPLPSYTTFHGEARLTEKDINTLKTYVGGLAPVKVSDTSRITVAQQQFSKWATGALPAVQAVQPAPNGIAYIHDYRDWQIVNISDRFDNGTMRVILGNDIAIQAINRHQTNPWPNGAIFAKVAWEQLTDSNLVANTGELKQVEFMIKDDKKYAGTAGWGWARWKGNELKPYGKTLTFTQECVNCHQPMKGNDFVFTPAMADADRPDKVVNGAQLQLITSVIDNKRQTHTVLLGNAIAVQHARSGAAGAYPTGAILTLATWSQQEDAHWFGAKIPQHLQTVETVKVGTTTTYEGHQAPSWKQLPAADHTDRINYITHLKASVIFN from the coding sequence ATGTCTATATCCACCTTCCTTAGAAAAAAAATTGTAAACATCGCCCTGCTCATAGCCGGTGGCCTGATCCTGATACAATTTATCAGACCGGGTATTAAGAATCCTCCGGTTACAAAAGACATCCAGGTACCACCTGACGTAGCCCAAGTCCTGCGGGTGTCCTGTTACGATTGTCATTCAAACGAGACTAAACTAAAGTGGTTCGATAAGATAGCCCCTGCTTCCTGGCTGGTGGCCGGTCATATCAGGGATGGCAGGAAGGCGCTGAACTTCTCACACTGGGACAGCCTTTCTGCCGGCGATCAGAAGGCCAGTCTTTTCCTGTCTGTGAACCAGGCAATGTTGGGAGCAATGCCGCTCCCCTCCTATACTACCTTCCACGGAGAGGCCAGGTTAACAGAAAAGGACATCAATACCTTAAAGACTTATGTGGGCGGTCTGGCCCCGGTCAAAGTATCTGACACTTCCCGCATTACAGTGGCGCAGCAACAATTCAGCAAGTGGGCCACCGGCGCGCTTCCTGCTGTTCAGGCAGTGCAACCTGCGCCTAATGGCATCGCCTATATACATGACTATAGGGACTGGCAGATCGTGAATATCTCAGACAGGTTCGACAACGGTACAATGCGGGTGATCCTGGGCAACGACATAGCCATTCAGGCAATTAACAGGCACCAGACCAATCCATGGCCCAATGGCGCCATATTCGCCAAAGTAGCCTGGGAACAACTGACTGACAGCAACCTTGTTGCCAATACCGGTGAACTGAAACAGGTTGAATTCATGATTAAAGACGATAAGAAATATGCCGGTACAGCAGGCTGGGGCTGGGCCAGGTGGAAAGGGAATGAACTGAAACCTTATGGGAAAACACTCACCTTTACACAGGAATGCGTGAACTGTCATCAACCCATGAAAGGCAATGACTTCGTCTTTACGCCTGCTATGGCAGATGCTGACAGGCCCGATAAAGTAGTGAACGGCGCACAACTTCAGCTGATAACCTCGGTGATCGATAACAAACGCCAGACCCATACCGTACTGCTCGGGAATGCCATTGCCGTACAGCATGCCAGAAGCGGCGCTGCCGGCGCTTATCCCACCGGTGCGATTCTTACACTGGCCACCTGGTCACAGCAGGAAGATGCACACTGGTTTGGCGCAAAGATCCCCCAACACCTTCAGACGGTAGAAACGGTAAAAGTAGGTACAACAACAACCTATGAAGGGCATCAGGCGCCTTCCTGGAAGCAATTGCCGGCAGCCGACCATACAGACAGGATCAATTACATTACACATCTGAAAGCATCCGTGATCTTTAACTGA
- a CDS encoding NAD(P)-dependent oxidoreductase has protein sequence MSRLKIGWAGLGNMGTPMVTNLVKAGFKVKVYNRTPAKATALQEKLDIAVVRSPKQLVEDVDVVITMLTDDAALKEVYEGPEGILSVTLPANMLAIDMSTVSPDTTRQLAALCEAEGIWYMDAPVSGSIKPAEEGQLVIMAGGRQEDFERARPIFQALGKAAYLLGENGAGNYAKLAINTFLGITLQGLSEAVIFAKNNGVSPEQLLPLINDGPLASVLSRSKSQSIINHDFTPSFPLGLLAKDIRLAKAQGMDTPAGNALADTLQEAVAKGLGAEDMIAIYQFLEQEYVV, from the coding sequence ATGAGTCGTCTGAAAATAGGATGGGCCGGTCTTGGCAATATGGGCACGCCCATGGTAACCAATCTTGTCAAAGCCGGTTTTAAGGTAAAAGTCTACAATCGCACACCAGCGAAGGCTACAGCATTACAGGAAAAACTGGACATAGCTGTTGTCAGGAGCCCGAAACAACTGGTGGAAGACGTAGATGTGGTGATCACCATGCTTACCGACGATGCTGCGCTCAAAGAAGTATATGAAGGGCCGGAAGGCATTCTTTCCGTTACCCTGCCCGCCAATATGCTGGCCATTGACATGAGCACAGTTTCGCCGGATACTACGCGGCAGCTGGCCGCCTTATGTGAAGCGGAAGGCATCTGGTATATGGATGCACCGGTTTCGGGCAGTATAAAACCTGCGGAAGAAGGGCAGCTGGTGATTATGGCCGGAGGCCGCCAGGAAGATTTTGAACGCGCCAGGCCCATCTTTCAGGCACTGGGTAAGGCAGCCTATCTGCTGGGAGAGAACGGCGCCGGAAATTATGCCAAACTGGCTATCAACACCTTCCTGGGCATTACCCTGCAGGGCTTATCTGAGGCCGTTATCTTCGCAAAGAATAATGGCGTATCGCCCGAGCAGCTCCTGCCGCTCATCAATGACGGACCATTAGCCAGCGTGTTATCCAGGAGTAAATCGCAGAGCATCATCAATCATGATTTCACACCGTCGTTCCCTTTGGGTCTTCTCGCAAAAGACATACGGCTTGCAAAAGCGCAGGGAATGGATACGCCCGCAGGCAATGCGCTTGCCGATACTTTGCAGGAAGCAGTAGCAAAAGGGCTGGGAGCGGAAGATATGATTGCCATCTATCAGTTTCTTGAACAGGAATATGTTGTATAA
- a CDS encoding c-type cytochrome has protein sequence MKKKTILRILATLVLLVVLIAISGYSYLRFALPNVGHAPDLTVERTPARIERGRYLVHNVAGCTDCHSQRDFSKLAGPNFPDSMGAGGIRFDRRFGFPGVFYSKNITPYGLGKWTDGEIYRAITSGVDRHGKTLFPVMPYTNYKKMQTEDVYAIIAYLRTMPSIPNDVPASSADFPVSLLMNLTPSDPEPVAQVERRDSVAYGRYLVMIAGCADCHTYKVQGKDSGDAFAGGTAFPLPGGGMSRAANLTPDQETGIGQWTAEQFVSRFKAFTDSATRNQPVAKGGFNTLMPWAYYSGMDTSDLRSVYAYLKSLKPAYHHVEKFTP, from the coding sequence ATGAAGAAGAAAACGATCCTGCGTATTTTAGCCACGCTTGTACTATTAGTTGTATTAATTGCCATCAGCGGTTATTCTTATCTCCGGTTTGCGCTTCCCAATGTGGGGCACGCCCCCGACCTTACTGTAGAACGTACGCCAGCCCGCATAGAGCGGGGTCGCTACCTGGTTCATAACGTAGCCGGCTGTACGGATTGTCATTCACAGCGGGATTTTTCCAAACTTGCCGGGCCCAATTTCCCTGATTCCATGGGGGCGGGAGGAATACGGTTCGATCGCAGGTTTGGTTTCCCGGGTGTATTCTATTCAAAGAATATCACGCCTTATGGCCTGGGCAAATGGACAGATGGTGAGATATACCGGGCTATTACCAGTGGTGTGGACAGGCATGGGAAAACACTCTTCCCTGTAATGCCTTATACCAATTACAAAAAGATGCAGACAGAAGATGTCTATGCTATTATAGCATACCTCCGCACTATGCCTTCCATCCCTAATGATGTACCGGCATCTTCCGCGGATTTCCCTGTCAGCCTGCTAATGAACCTTACACCGTCAGACCCGGAACCTGTTGCGCAGGTTGAACGTCGCGATTCTGTAGCTTATGGCCGCTACCTCGTCATGATAGCCGGTTGTGCCGACTGTCATACCTATAAAGTGCAGGGTAAAGATTCCGGAGATGCATTTGCAGGAGGAACGGCTTTTCCATTGCCCGGCGGTGGCATGTCCCGCGCGGCCAATCTTACGCCGGATCAGGAAACGGGCATAGGTCAATGGACCGCAGAACAGTTTGTGTCGCGGTTTAAGGCATTTACAGACAGTGCAACGCGTAATCAGCCTGTAGCGAAAGGAGGGTTTAATACATTAATGCCATGGGCATATTATTCGGGCATGGATACCAGTGATCTCAGATCTGTCTACGCCTACCTGAAAAGCCTGAAGCCCGCGTATCACCATGTAGAGAAATTCACGCCCTGA
- a CDS encoding glycosyl hydrolase → MTKLKLALLMSLSLFIACSKDKDTTPTPGGGSENGGGYEAPKTGKKGADFSTNTTNGTWYTNVVNLKSHWFYTWGTPLPAKTVPQNCEFVSMFWGKGNVTDALIDSVKRMKASGTVKYVLGFNEPDLGDQSNMTVQQALDLWPKLESIGLPLGSPAAAWPEQAWIYEFLDKAIQQKRRVDFICVHMYVGLDDTHFVSVLQKLYDKYHLPIWITEFATVDNNATTVDGNMYRPDQVLAFMQRLLPKLEALPFVHRYSWFSGSPTSTRLWPSALVGADGKLTTLGQWYADYKPNTAVK, encoded by the coding sequence ATGACCAAATTAAAACTCGCGCTCTTAATGAGCCTGTCCCTGTTCATCGCCTGCAGTAAAGACAAAGACACCACTCCCACACCCGGAGGAGGAAGTGAAAATGGCGGTGGCTATGAAGCGCCTAAAACCGGCAAAAAAGGTGCTGACTTCAGCACCAATACAACTAACGGCACCTGGTATACGAACGTTGTAAATCTGAAAAGCCACTGGTTCTATACATGGGGCACGCCCTTACCAGCCAAGACAGTGCCGCAGAATTGTGAATTCGTCTCTATGTTCTGGGGAAAAGGTAATGTGACCGATGCGCTGATCGATTCCGTTAAAAGAATGAAAGCCTCCGGTACTGTAAAGTATGTACTGGGCTTCAATGAACCTGACCTGGGCGATCAGTCCAATATGACAGTACAGCAAGCGCTGGACCTCTGGCCTAAACTGGAAAGTATTGGCCTGCCACTGGGTAGCCCCGCTGCTGCGTGGCCGGAGCAGGCATGGATCTATGAATTCCTCGACAAAGCGATCCAGCAGAAGCGCCGCGTGGACTTCATCTGTGTACACATGTATGTTGGTCTTGATGATACTCACTTCGTGAGTGTATTGCAGAAGCTTTATGATAAATACCATCTGCCTATCTGGATCACGGAATTTGCAACGGTGGATAACAACGCAACAACCGTAGACGGTAATATGTACAGGCCGGATCAGGTCCTGGCATTTATGCAACGCCTGCTGCCTAAACTGGAGGCATTGCCGTTTGTACACCGTTATTCCTGGTTTTCCGGCTCCCCAACCAGCACAAGGTTATGGCCTTCTGCACTGGTGGGCGCCGATGGTAAGCTGACAACGCTGGGCCAATGGTATGCAGACTATAAACCCAATACAGCCGTGAAATAA
- a CDS encoding aldo/keto reductase codes for MEYRFLGASGLQVPVLTFGTATFGGSNEFFKAWGSTQVEEATRLVNVCLDAGVNLFDTADIYSDGQSEEILGKAISGKRDKVLISTKSTFPMSNAPQIANYQGSSRFQLIRNVEASLKRLNTDYIDIYHMHGFDGNTPVEEVVRSLDDLIQSGKVRYIAASNFSGWHLMKSLAVADRYGWNRYVAHQVYYSLVNREYEWELMPLGIDQKVGALVWSPLAAGMLGGKYRRNQPFPADSRVAQGGSPVPSFAVPDELLYKVVDALDEVAAETGKTVAQVAINWLLQRPTVSSVIIGARNEEQLKQNLAAVGWNLTVEQVKKLDAASDAPTIYPYWHQRGNLALNPLPDFYLRKA; via the coding sequence ATGGAATACAGATTTTTAGGAGCATCAGGATTGCAGGTGCCGGTATTGACCTTTGGCACCGCTACTTTCGGCGGAAGTAATGAATTTTTCAAGGCGTGGGGGAGTACACAGGTGGAAGAGGCAACACGGTTGGTGAACGTCTGCCTGGATGCCGGCGTTAATTTATTTGATACGGCGGATATTTATTCTGACGGGCAATCGGAAGAGATATTGGGAAAGGCCATCAGTGGAAAGCGCGATAAAGTGCTTATTTCCACAAAATCCACTTTCCCGATGAGCAATGCGCCACAGATAGCCAACTACCAGGGATCGTCCCGTTTTCAGCTGATCAGGAATGTAGAGGCCAGTCTGAAACGCTTGAATACTGATTATATCGACATCTATCACATGCACGGATTTGACGGGAATACGCCCGTGGAAGAGGTGGTACGCAGCCTGGACGACCTGATACAGAGCGGCAAGGTGCGTTACATTGCAGCCTCCAATTTCTCCGGCTGGCATCTGATGAAATCCCTGGCTGTTGCCGACAGGTATGGATGGAACAGGTATGTGGCTCACCAGGTGTATTATTCCCTGGTAAACAGGGAGTACGAATGGGAATTAATGCCATTGGGTATTGATCAGAAAGTAGGAGCACTGGTATGGAGCCCCCTGGCTGCCGGTATGCTGGGCGGAAAATACCGTCGTAATCAGCCATTTCCCGCTGATAGCCGTGTAGCGCAGGGTGGTAGTCCTGTACCCTCATTTGCCGTTCCTGATGAGCTCTTGTATAAGGTAGTGGACGCCCTGGATGAAGTAGCGGCAGAGACAGGCAAAACAGTTGCACAGGTGGCTATTAACTGGCTGCTGCAAAGACCAACGGTATCCAGCGTTATTATCGGCGCCAGGAATGAAGAGCAGTTAAAACAGAACCTGGCAGCAGTGGGATGGAACCTGACCGTAGAACAGGTAAAAAAACTGGATGCCGCCAGTGATGCCCCAACAATTTATCCATATTGGCATCAGCGGGGAAATCTTGCCCTCAACCCCTTGCCGGATTTTTACTTAAGAAAGGCATAA
- the trxA gene encoding thioredoxin yields MATFSELINSDKPVLVDFFATWCGPCKMQAPILDQLKQKVGDAATIIKVDVDKNPAAANAYHVQGVPTLILFKQGKIVWRQSGVVPVNNLEQIVRQNA; encoded by the coding sequence ATGGCAACGTTTTCAGAGCTTATAAATAGTGATAAACCGGTATTGGTGGATTTCTTTGCAACCTGGTGCGGTCCCTGTAAGATGCAGGCGCCCATACTGGATCAGCTGAAACAAAAGGTAGGCGATGCAGCTACCATTATTAAAGTGGACGTGGACAAAAATCCGGCAGCAGCCAACGCTTATCATGTGCAGGGTGTACCGACACTGATCCTTTTTAAACAGGGTAAAATAGTGTGGCGCCAATCTGGCGTGGTTCCGGTAAATAACCTGGAACAAATTGTCAGGCAGAACGCCTGA
- a CDS encoding lipase family protein → MVKSIQTAALKYAYFIHAAYQVSEQSPLQEEYPVFPAGYTLVYNIHMKDPAKGKGGLTYCGFLAKSNFSQETPVTYVLALKGTNNYLDWVDKLDILPAPGPFGNNSGNVVSGFLDLYNHMTFSDPGQLKPKGLLKYIRYSIRYTDMQSDDDVQPMVCTGHGLGGAMATLFAAGDAYTLHPCRSYTYGSPCVGDPAFVSFYNALITTSERYYNLPDLVPTILDAFGYDHVHSGIPLDSLGDPALSWLPACTHSLNTYMYLLGAGPSMINSNCLIADIDDDIMIKKLSFRRRY, encoded by the coding sequence ATGGTAAAGTCTATCCAGACGGCTGCATTGAAATATGCTTATTTCATTCATGCCGCTTACCAGGTCAGTGAGCAGAGCCCATTACAGGAAGAGTATCCGGTTTTTCCGGCGGGCTATACACTGGTGTACAATATTCATATGAAAGATCCTGCTAAAGGAAAGGGAGGATTGACCTATTGCGGCTTTCTGGCAAAAAGCAATTTCTCACAGGAAACGCCTGTTACCTATGTACTGGCATTGAAAGGCACCAACAATTACCTGGATTGGGTAGACAAGCTGGACATCCTGCCTGCACCGGGACCATTTGGCAATAACAGCGGCAATGTGGTATCAGGGTTCCTGGATCTCTACAATCATATGACCTTTTCCGATCCCGGGCAGCTGAAGCCGAAGGGATTGCTGAAATATATCAGATACAGTATTCGCTATACCGACATGCAGTCGGATGATGATGTACAGCCTATGGTTTGTACAGGTCATGGTCTTGGAGGCGCAATGGCAACATTATTTGCGGCGGGGGATGCTTACACCCTGCACCCCTGCCGCTCCTATACCTATGGTTCTCCCTGTGTGGGCGACCCGGCCTTTGTTTCCTTTTATAATGCACTGATCACTACCAGTGAGCGTTATTACAATCTGCCGGACCTTGTACCCACTATCCTGGATGCCTTTGGTTACGATCATGTGCACAGCGGCATTCCGCTCGATTCCCTGGGAGACCCTGCGCTCAGCTGGTTACCCGCCTGCACACATTCGCTCAACACCTATATGTACCTGTTGGGAGCAGGCCCTTCTATGATCAATAGTAATTGTCTCATCGCTGATATAGACGATGATATTATGATAAAAAAATTGAGTTTTCGCAGACGATATTAG
- a CDS encoding carboxymuconolactone decarboxylase family protein, translating to MKTFNVPAREEVSSANQVLFDNLKKGIGKVPNLYATMAYSENALGTYLALQSGKTSLKAKEKEVVNLVVSQVNECDYCLAAHTYIAKLNGFTDEQVIEIRKGGASFDPKLDALARLVKSAVENRSKPDAAAVDQFFAVGYTNENLVDTVVLIGDKMITNYLHGITHVPVDFPAAPAL from the coding sequence ATGAAAACGTTTAATGTACCAGCAAGAGAAGAAGTAAGTTCCGCTAACCAGGTGTTGTTCGACAATCTGAAAAAAGGAATCGGTAAAGTGCCTAACCTCTACGCTACAATGGCGTATTCTGAAAATGCACTGGGTACTTATCTGGCATTACAGAGTGGCAAAACCTCTCTGAAAGCAAAAGAAAAAGAAGTAGTGAACCTGGTGGTAAGCCAGGTGAATGAATGTGACTATTGTCTGGCTGCACATACATATATCGCCAAGCTGAATGGTTTTACAGATGAACAGGTCATCGAGATCCGTAAAGGTGGCGCCTCATTCGATCCTAAACTGGATGCACTGGCCCGCCTGGTAAAAAGTGCTGTTGAAAACAGGAGCAAACCTGATGCTGCTGCGGTAGACCAGTTCTTTGCGGTTGGTTATACCAACGAAAACCTGGTGGATACAGTAGTATTGATCGGCGACAAAATGATCACTAACTACCTGCACGGTATTACGCATGTACCGGTTGATTTCCCCGCAGCTCCGGCGCTTTAA
- a CDS encoding pirin family protein: MEKALLATLEGRNAKVGALLINHLFPNRYVHAIGPFVLIDHICPASSVPGDPPSEAGKHAHPHRGVATFSYILDGEMEYADSYGNRAVARAGDAHWLMSGKGILHEEIPANTSRGQSLHAIQCWINLPAAIKREAPVYMFLDQSDFPDIILPDGAGSVKVLIGHMGNDASPVPVYNNHFICHLRLNPGAVYTMQVEKRYEYAVFAPSGEAVVNGQPQRPSRLSVFDFGGDEIAFRNEGAMVADILLFGGPSQHEPFVTQGPFVMNNRGEIADAYRDFFDGKYGSITYRK; encoded by the coding sequence ATGGAAAAAGCATTGTTGGCTACCCTGGAAGGTAGAAATGCAAAAGTGGGCGCGCTGTTGATCAATCACCTGTTCCCTAACCGGTATGTTCATGCAATAGGCCCTTTTGTATTGATAGATCATATATGCCCTGCCAGCAGTGTACCCGGTGATCCGCCCTCAGAAGCCGGGAAACATGCCCACCCTCACAGGGGAGTAGCTACTTTCAGCTATATCCTGGACGGTGAAATGGAGTATGCAGACAGTTACGGCAACCGTGCTGTAGCCAGAGCAGGCGATGCCCACTGGCTGATGTCGGGCAAAGGCATCCTGCATGAGGAAATACCAGCTAACACAAGCCGCGGGCAGTCCTTACATGCCATCCAGTGCTGGATCAATCTACCTGCCGCCATCAAAAGAGAAGCACCGGTGTATATGTTCCTCGATCAATCAGATTTCCCGGATATTATCCTGCCGGATGGCGCCGGAAGCGTCAAAGTCCTGATCGGGCATATGGGCAATGATGCCTCTCCCGTTCCTGTATATAATAACCACTTTATCTGTCACCTGCGCCTTAACCCCGGAGCTGTATACACGATGCAGGTGGAGAAGCGCTACGAATATGCCGTATTTGCGCCTTCCGGCGAAGCGGTAGTAAATGGACAGCCGCAAAGGCCATCCCGCCTGTCTGTATTTGATTTCGGCGGAGACGAGATCGCTTTTCGCAATGAAGGCGCCATGGTAGCAGACATCCTGCTGTTTGGAGGCCCTTCACAACACGAGCCTTTCGTTACACAAGGCCCTTTTGTAATGAACAACAGGGGAGAGATAGCAGATGCCTACAGGGACTTTTTCGATGGGAAATATGGTTCCATTACCTACAGAAAATAA
- a CDS encoding TROVE domain-containing protein translates to MRFNFFKTTTPVTNYAGAKAYKLTPDMELYSAVVTASLQDQFYEKTTDKLERLRSLIAQNDPGFVARLAVYTREKMYLRSIPLVLAVELARTHKGDNLVSRMTTRIVQRADEITELLAYYTLANNRKEVKQLNSLSKQLQKGLAVSFNKFDEYQFAKYNRKAAVTLKDALFIVHPKAKDEAQQLLFNKIVKDDLQTPYTWETELSAAGQVAYGSEKKKAQAFKKVWEELIDSGQLGYMATLRNLRNMLDYDVSTAHLQKVCAMLSDREAVLKSKQLPFRYLSAYRELKHINHGMIVSIKRALEKALQVSVQHLKGFDANTRVVIACDISGSMQQAISPKSKVMLYDIGLLLGMLLQHKCEYVIAGMFGDRWKQVSMSPDNILGNVDEFYRREGEVGYSTNGYLVLEDLIKRNYVADKIMLFTDGQLWDSKTNNAATANTMSAKWAEYKKIAPNAKLYLFDLAGHKSVPLDVRQNDVFLVAGWSDKIFEIMDAIEKGSDAITEIAGLAL, encoded by the coding sequence ATGAGATTCAATTTTTTTAAAACTACCACACCGGTCACCAATTATGCGGGAGCAAAGGCCTACAAGCTGACGCCCGACATGGAACTGTATAGTGCTGTAGTTACAGCTTCTCTGCAGGACCAGTTTTATGAGAAAACTACAGACAAGCTGGAACGCCTTCGCTCCCTGATTGCGCAGAACGATCCCGGATTTGTGGCCAGACTGGCCGTATATACCCGTGAAAAGATGTACCTGCGTTCCATACCATTAGTACTGGCAGTAGAACTGGCGCGGACACATAAAGGAGATAACCTGGTAAGCCGGATGACCACCCGCATCGTACAACGCGCGGACGAGATCACGGAATTGCTGGCCTATTATACGCTGGCGAACAACAGGAAGGAAGTGAAGCAGCTGAATAGCCTGAGCAAGCAGTTACAGAAAGGACTGGCGGTGTCTTTCAATAAATTTGACGAATACCAGTTTGCAAAATATAACCGGAAAGCAGCAGTGACATTGAAAGATGCGCTGTTCATTGTACACCCGAAAGCAAAGGATGAAGCGCAGCAGTTACTATTCAATAAGATCGTAAAAGATGATCTGCAAACACCTTATACATGGGAGACGGAATTGTCTGCTGCGGGACAGGTGGCATACGGCTCGGAAAAGAAGAAAGCACAGGCTTTCAAAAAAGTATGGGAGGAACTGATCGACAGTGGTCAGCTGGGTTATATGGCCACCTTGCGTAACCTCCGTAATATGCTCGACTATGACGTCAGCACAGCGCACCTGCAGAAGGTATGTGCTATGTTGTCTGACAGGGAAGCGGTATTGAAATCCAAACAATTGCCTTTCCGTTACCTGTCTGCATACAGGGAGTTGAAGCACATCAACCATGGTATGATCGTCAGCATTAAACGTGCGCTGGAAAAGGCGTTGCAGGTAAGTGTGCAGCATCTGAAAGGCTTCGATGCCAATACCCGTGTGGTAATAGCATGCGACATATCGGGCTCCATGCAGCAGGCTATTTCTCCAAAGAGCAAAGTGATGCTGTATGATATCGGGCTGCTGCTTGGCATGCTGTTACAGCATAAGTGTGAGTATGTTATTGCCGGCATGTTCGGCGACAGGTGGAAGCAGGTGAGCATGTCACCAGACAACATCCTGGGTAATGTAGACGAGTTCTATCGCAGGGAAGGTGAAGTGGGTTACTCCACCAACGGATACCTGGTACTGGAGGATCTTATCAAAAGGAATTATGTAGCAGACAAGATCATGCTTTTCACAGACGGACAGCTCTGGGATAGCAAGACCAACAATGCTGCCACGGCCAACACTATGTCGGCAAAGTGGGCGGAATACAAAAAGATAGCGCCAAACGCAAAGCTGTACCTTTTTGACCTGGCAG